A single Phytohabitans houttuyneae DNA region contains:
- the serA gene encoding phosphoglycerate dehydrogenase has product MDVMVGHEKIRALLLESIHPDAVARLHAAGCVVETVPNALDEDELIERVQGVHLLGVRSKTQVTARVLAAGSHLLGVGAFCIGTDQIDLSAAAASGIAAFNAPFSNTRSVVELALAEIIMLARRVVEKNNAMHNGVWDKAATGSHEVRGRTLGIVGYGNIGTQLSVLAEALGMRVYFYDTADKLALGNAKRCDTLDELLEVSETVTLHVDGRPGNSGFFGEEQFARMRPRSLFLNLSRGFVIDYPALRRHLQSGHIAGAAIDVFPQEPKGRGDEFKSELRGLPNVILTPHVGGSTEEAQADIGGFVANKLAQYVSEGNTTLSVNLPTIALPQPPRTHRIAHVHRNTPGVLAQVNSILAEHAVNIEGQLLATRGEYGYLLTDVGVDYPEDVLTRLRAMEQSIRVRVLS; this is encoded by the coding sequence ATGGACGTCATGGTCGGCCACGAAAAGATTCGCGCCCTGCTCCTGGAGAGCATCCATCCCGACGCCGTGGCTCGGCTGCACGCCGCGGGCTGCGTCGTCGAGACCGTACCGAACGCGCTCGACGAGGACGAGTTGATCGAGCGCGTGCAGGGGGTACACCTGCTCGGGGTGCGGTCCAAGACGCAGGTGACGGCGCGGGTCCTCGCGGCGGGTTCCCACCTGCTGGGCGTCGGCGCGTTCTGCATCGGCACCGACCAGATCGACCTGTCGGCCGCCGCCGCGTCCGGCATCGCGGCGTTCAACGCGCCCTTCTCCAACACGCGCAGCGTGGTGGAGCTGGCGCTGGCCGAGATCATCATGCTCGCCCGCCGCGTGGTCGAGAAGAACAACGCGATGCACAACGGAGTCTGGGACAAGGCCGCCACCGGCAGCCACGAGGTCCGCGGGCGGACGCTCGGCATCGTCGGGTACGGCAACATCGGCACCCAGCTGTCCGTGCTGGCCGAGGCCCTCGGCATGCGGGTGTACTTCTACGACACCGCCGACAAGCTCGCGCTGGGCAACGCCAAGCGCTGCGACACGCTCGACGAGCTGCTGGAGGTGTCCGAGACGGTCACGCTGCACGTCGACGGCCGCCCCGGAAACAGCGGCTTCTTCGGCGAGGAGCAGTTCGCCCGGATGCGGCCGCGCAGCCTGTTCCTCAACCTGTCCCGCGGCTTCGTGATCGACTACCCGGCGCTGCGCCGGCACCTGCAGAGCGGCCACATCGCGGGCGCGGCGATCGACGTGTTCCCGCAGGAGCCGAAGGGGCGCGGCGACGAGTTCAAGTCCGAGCTGCGCGGCCTGCCGAACGTGATCCTCACCCCGCACGTCGGCGGGTCGACGGAGGAGGCACAGGCGGACATCGGTGGGTTCGTCGCCAACAAGCTGGCCCAGTACGTCAGCGAGGGCAACACCACGCTGAGCGTCAACCTGCCGACGATCGCGCTGCCGCAGCCGCCGCGCACGCACCGCATCGCGCATGTGCACCGCAACACCCCCGGCGTGCTGGCCCAGGTCAACAGCATCCTGGCCGAGCACGCGGTCAACATCGAGGGGCAGCTGCTGGCCACCCGCGGCGAGTACGGCTACCTGCTGACCGACGTCGGCGTGGACTACCCCGAGGACGTGCTCACCCGGCTGCGCGCGATGGAGCAGAGCATCCGCGTGCGGGTCCTGTCGTGA
- a CDS encoding fibronectin type III domain-containing protein, with protein MSDTHRRIVSTTIGLTLAACAAMVAPATAAGAAPPDRVPPTAPANLRVQSVGHTWVTLAWTPSTDNSGTVFYDTTLQTPTGPLQARAFGPTQGFGGLAPGTTYTASVRAVDLAGNSSAAVSVQVATPARTLPPPTTPANLRAVHVGGVLDRIEWDASTHGTPVSYQVLSGDTVLSSVPATSVSVFQLVHIDCAVEPGGTYTLTVQALSADNDVSARSAPLTVTIPLG; from the coding sequence ATGTCCGACACACACCGACGTATCGTCTCGACCACGATCGGGCTCACGCTCGCCGCCTGTGCCGCCATGGTCGCTCCGGCCACGGCCGCCGGGGCGGCGCCGCCGGACCGCGTGCCGCCCACCGCGCCGGCGAACCTGCGCGTCCAGAGCGTGGGCCACACGTGGGTGACGCTGGCCTGGACCCCTTCGACCGACAACTCCGGGACCGTCTTCTACGACACGACGCTGCAGACGCCGACCGGTCCGCTGCAGGCCCGCGCGTTCGGCCCCACGCAGGGGTTCGGCGGGCTCGCGCCGGGCACCACGTACACGGCGTCGGTGCGCGCGGTCGACCTGGCCGGCAACAGCTCCGCCGCGGTCTCCGTCCAGGTCGCCACGCCGGCGCGTACGCTGCCGCCACCGACCACCCCGGCCAACCTGCGCGCCGTGCACGTCGGCGGCGTGCTCGACCGGATCGAGTGGGACGCCTCGACCCACGGCACGCCCGTGTCGTACCAGGTGCTGTCCGGCGACACGGTGCTGTCCAGCGTCCCGGCCACCAGCGTCAGCGTCTTCCAGCTCGTGCACATCGACTGCGCCGTCGAGCCCGGTGGCACGTACACCCTGACCGTGCAGGCGCTGAGCGCGGACAACGACGTCTCCGCGCGCAGCGCGCCGCTGACCGTCACCATCCCGCTCGGGTGA